DNA sequence from the Chiroxiphia lanceolata isolate bChiLan1 chromosome 26, bChiLan1.pri, whole genome shotgun sequence genome:
CCAGGCAGAGAGAGGTGGAAGGACCACAGGGGCTCTCTGAAGCAGCCACATTGTACAACATAGACAATGAGGCTAAATAAACACTGGGATGAAAGATGATAGTGCTCTTACAAGGGAAATTTACAGCTGCTGTACAGGCCTGGGGCTCTTGCTGGAAAGCTTCAGTCTTTGGGCTCCCAGTGTCCAAAGGCATTGCAGATAACTCCTTCTCAAGCAatggcagggagcagggtggAGAAGTCAAGGATGAGGCAGATCAGAAAGACTCGGGCAGCACAAAGAGATCTACAAGGGAGAGAGGCAGCATCTGAAAGGCACTCCTTGCTGACCTATGAGCTGGTGCCGTGGGCTCTACAACTGCTGCCTGCAGTCAGCTTGGAAGCTCTGGCAGTTTTAACAGGAGGTTTGTCTGCAAACAAGATGGAGAGACATTAGGATGATGGATGCGGGTATATTCCTGACCTAGGCTCTCCAGAGGGAGATTTGCTGTCTCCTCATGGGCCATAGAGGCTTTTAATATGGGCTGAACTTCACTTTGTCTCCCCAAGCTCATGTCCAACCTGTTCCATGGCCTCTGACTGCGATCTGCTGTCCGCCTAGCTTCATCCCCCCTCACAACCCTGGGGACTCCTTGGAGATGAATgactgctgtgccagcacctaCTGCTCCAGGAAGGGAGTGCAAGGTGAAGATGCTACACTCGCAGGTGCAAAGAAAGTTCATTTTGCCATGGAATCCCAGGAGGTCACCATGCACATCATCAATGGggtctgaaaaaagaaaaattaaagatgttGAGGCAGCTGAGCTCATCAAGCACATGTAGAAAAGCTCCTGATTTCAGTATGGCTGGTTCTTTTGAAATGCCCCAGGAAGGAAGATTTGGTCTCAGGCATCATCAGCCTCATTGGCCAGTCTAGAGAGAACTGCCTGGACTTGAATCAGAAGTTTGTGGATAAGAGATTTAGCTTCATTTAGCTAGAAATGGGATATCTCTCTCCAGTGAGCCAGCTGCTTGCCATTCCGTTAGTCCCTGGCCACAAGCAGCACTGAATCTGTGATCTCTCCCCCTCCAGTTTCTCAGAGTCCCTGGGTAACCCTGAAAGCACTGCTTCAGTATCAGGTTCTGATACTGAAGGCAAGAGGCCTTCAAAAAAGCAGCTAGGGGATTAGGTGAGGGGAAGAACCAGAAAATTGCACAGATTCTTCCCTGGATTCGTGAAAGACAATAAGAGAGGAATATAAGACCCCCAAAAGCAAGTCCACTTGATGGGAGCGGCAGGTGAGCATCTCTGGTTCAGTAATGATACGATGCACTCAACTGCAGCTTGCAGATAAGAATCCTGAAACATTCCAGTTGTCAAGATTGCCACCTGATCCCAAGGTCCCCTGTCCTCTGCCCCATGCATTTCCACGGGACCAAAGCCCCTAtgcacagcaaaaggaaagtaTGTGAGTGTACACACATGGTGGTGACTTGCTCCTGGGTTTTTCAGCCTATGGAGGAAGACAACTTCCCTCATTAGAAAATGAAGCAGGTCTGACCTGGACTTTCTCAAAACACTCTAAAGTCAGAGGCAGGTTTCTCCCATAAGTGACAGCAAagccctcctcctgcccatgTTCTTTGGGAAATGGCACAAGAACCAGGAGAATCACAGAGAGATTCACACCTTCAGAGACACCAGCGAGTGCAGCCCCTCCTGACATCATCCGGGTAGAAGCCTCCAGCCCTTGGGATGACTTTGCCTCCTAACAGAGGTGCCAGAGCATCTGATCTGGATTTACCAGGCCTGCCTTAGTACCATGCCACAATAATTGTTGCAGCATCCCAGCCTTTCCTTGCTCGAGCCAGTCTGTTTATAGGTTGTTTGGATCTCCACCTCCACATTGCAGGAGGATTGAACACCATTAATCACATCCACTTCTACCTCTGACCTGAAGGGAGAGGAAGATTTCCCCGTTTGCTGTTGTGGCAAGTGGCACCTCTCTGCAACAGATTTCATCTCCTGCTTGGGGCCCCTCTGCACTGGCCGGGCTCACTCCATGCTGCTGgacctctcccagcccctctaAGCAGGACTCCAGTCAAGTCTTTATAACAACTCCCCATTCCTCAAAATAGCTTGGCACTCCTGTAACAGTTTGGGTGGGGAATGCCAAACTCACACCAAGGAACAGCTCTGTCCAATCACCTGAGTAGTAGGTACCACCCAGTGTGGAGGTCAGCGCTTAAATAAAGAcctccacaacttttctgggtgCAGCTGGTAAGGCgattttattataaaagtaGTGGGACAACTGAACTGCTTAAAGGGAGGAACAAAAGGGCACAAAAAGCACTGCACAAAATGGCTCCAGTCTTAAATAACATGGGTAAggaaggcactggaacagaagaTGGGGTTTAGGCGGAGCATGCAAATTACAACCAATCATAGGAGATGGGGCTGAACATAACCATATATGGTAGTGCGTTGAATATCAACCAGTGAAAGGACAGAACATAcatacaatacaatacaatacaacAACTTATATGCAAAATCTACAATTTCCTTATTAGTTACACATTTTTAGACTGCCACAACCCAGCCTGCCCCatgcagagccctggggtggCTCCTGTTACACCCAATGCCAGAAGAACACGACAGGAGACCTTGGGGAGGGAAGAACGGAAGGAAAGACGGAAATCTCAGTGCTTTGGatctggagcagctgggggaaCTCCAGTGCCTCCCAAGACTCCTGTTAGACACGTGAGGAACTGCAGAGTCGAGAGCTCTCCCCACGCACCCCCACAGCCCGCTCCAAAATAAATACCATTGACTGCCCATGGAAGGTCCCCTTCAGAGTAGCGACACGATCCCCATAACCCCTTGCTCTGGATTCCCCCGCCCATCCCTGGCCTCACCCCTTTGTGCCCAGAGCCCACTAGCTTTGAGctacagggagcagaggggctctgTTGCCACCCTGTCAGGCGGCGTGAGCTGTAGAACAGCTCCAGTGGCCaagtgcagggctgagctctcCATGGGACTGTGTCTGGCTTCAGGCAGGCCCAGCAGTTTTCTGACAGGGAATGGGACTATTCTAGCCCAAAGGGAGCAATCAGGATCCAACATCTGTTTTGTTTAAGGCTATCAAGAGCCTTCTTAGTCGCTTATCCTTTGATTTTTGTCCAAATCTTCAAGTGGTTTTGATGAGGCACAAAAATGAGGTGCAGAAAGCATACCTTCCTCCCCCATAGACACAGTTTCCCCTCAGATCAGGGGGATCAGACCAAATCTCTGGTGGGAGCTGTTTTATTAAGCTTGTCAGACCTTGAACATCAGGGGAGCTGTGTACAGCTCGtggcagcaggtgctggggcCTTGGCCAGTGTCAcctggaaggggaaaggaggaaaggggacCAGCATGGatccctgctgccctgctgtcatggtttgagatagcccaaattccaattccctagctccatcccccctcccacatctcaacccaatgtgagatgggttttttccagacaaaacagaaccagactcagaatggggaaagggaatatattacaatgactatacaaataaatactacaatacattatacacacgactacaactatctctaccatgacataagtatttacaatggatcagatctcttctcccctccaaataaaagtccaggagggaaagaaggacagatcccttccagtccctcagagcagcagcttcttcagagtagcagtcactaagcagcagcatcttctaaggcagcaggctctctctctctctcttctgtttcttgtagcagctgatagctggatctctgccagcacacatgacgggggggtatccccctcggccactcatctctccaaacgagtggtcttccgtggacttcgtcaccccagacaaggtcgtatcaccacgtcatatcacgaagcacaggggggtcttcgtgacggtctggtatcttcaggagattcaagctccttacagggcctctgtgccctgtctcaggctgcgagcttttttgtagcttgcagcaagggagggccctcaaggccaacctcccccactccgtcctggctgagctctcaggacatccgagcttctcagctcctctctgcagtgcatgttgcacttcaaggctctttcaagtaagagtctatcaacttcctccttccaggaggtctcaaaggagttttggggggtctggtatcagttcttacccccaagaactctgtagaactcagctgctgactctctttccctcaggtctccttccaggagtcccttctctggtgctgcatgtctttgttgcttcttcggttcagttcttatctgtcttggctctctgccaccgtttctccggtcagtgctggctgctgccctGCGCCCATAgagaaaaacatctcccggcataactacaaGCACCTAGtccagcattatgctgttccaggtccccacaggccccagctggggctgggggccaaagcccccctgtggggctcagagccccttcctcgtggctcacaacatggccaccttcttccaacctaaaactacaactcttctcttccgtttggttgtggtatgtttacattttcgcaggagcgctcattggacagaatttcaaaacttccagggttttccaccccttggggtctaccacttttctcatcctctgggggaaaacaaagtccaaaccactacacctGCATATCCCCTGAGCCAAGGGACACTTATGGACAGTTGTTCTGCACCTCCCCCTGTCCCCTTTTGGTCAGGGCTATCACCTGACACTGCGGTGACAGACGGGTTCATCAGGATATCCTTGGCAGAATGATGATGGCACTGAATCATAGTTACaattaaagtttcattttttttaacatcataTTATGATCACTATAGCCCAGAATACCATGATTTGAGTAGCACAAGATTTCTATAAGCAGCACCAGCATAGCGAGATTTTGTAAGCCCTTTAGCATCAAATTgtacagcacagctcagcttaTGATGCCTGATCACCTGGACCTGATCACTCTGCCGGCCAGGGCACATCCTAATCCTTGTTTTGTCATGTCAATATAACAATCTTAATCTAGACTTGAAACACGTTAACGGAACATGAGTGGCTCTTTCAGGGGAGAAGAGTCTGTTTGGTATTAAGAtggggctctgtgtgctgctgtgctgccctgtgctTCTGTGAGGCCATCACAGCCTGGCAGGCAGGTGCCTGTGACCTGCAAGGCCTGTGAGGAGCAAAGGAGTCGGCCTGGTACCTGGAAATGTGAAGGCTGAtagggagggggagaaggggtCTTCCTCGTGCACTGGACCTTCAGGGACTGACAATGAGGGCAAAGGGGACTCATATATGACCAGCTTGGTCACAGAGCACAGCTGTTTACGTCCTAAAATGCCCCCATatgagcaggaggcaggagcagaggcaccGTTCACGAGTGCCATTGTTGACTGTCTTCATCAGAGAGCTCCTGAAGTGCTGCTGGGAGGACAGTAACACAGGACCTAGACATCAGGTTAGGGTAGAAGCCTAAAAAGTCACCAGAGAGGTGTAATGCAGGAGTAAATGCAGATACTTTGTCTGGGTAAGGGATAAAAGGAGCCTCCCCAAGGATGACAGGGATAAAACCAGCTGCTGCAAGACGTGATGAAAAAAACCATCCAAGCAAAGTCATGCCCTAGCTGGATGCCCCAAgtataaaagaagaaacaccTCGGAGTGGAGCAGGAGCCATATGAACTGTACTGAGCTGGGTAGGAGTAAAACCACCTGCCCTGAGAAGAACTGAGTAAAACTTGATGCCCCATTCCAGGCAGGGGCTAAACCAGCCAGTTCGTGTTGTTAAATAACAACCACCTGCATCCTTGGAGCATGAGAAACGCTATCTGCCTGCTGAGCAGAGGTTACACCAGGTGTCCAGAGGACAGCCTGTTGCTAAATACCTCTGAAATTGTCGGGATAAATAGGACCCTCTAACAAATTGGCTTTTTAGTGTTAGAAAGAAAGtaattacttttatttgcaGCCCTGGGTGTGCATGTGGCTGACAAAAATCCTGCCTCCATATTGACAGCAAGACATCACTTTTCACCTATTTATACAGATTTggcaaacaaagaaattaatgttcatTGCTTCCAAATTACATCACTCACTCCCTTTCATTAATTAGTATTCTATGTGGTATTGCTTATTAATTTCTCACTTTCTACTGCAATAACTTTAtatctttaatctttttttgtatatttttcctCCCCTAGGGATTTCCTGACACAAATGCTGAGCCTTTGTTAGTCTTCTTCTTTATCTGCTGGTTTCTGCAGAAGGTCCTTGTAGTCCATAAATCTTGCGTTCCAGATGTCCTCCTTCAACAGGACATCTTTCTCTGACAGGCTTTCTCCACTGAAGCATAACAGGGTTAACTTCAACAAAACTTACAGTTTTAGTACTTTTCCCAAGCTGTGGTCTCACAAAGGAGCTTATGACAATTTTTACTCCATGCTGGCTGAAGTTGATGTGTGCTAAAAACAACCTATGATGTGTGTTAAAAACAACTAATCAAAAAGTTAATTAGGAACACTAAAAAAGTTAGAAAAGTTTTATGATTTCCAACAAGCCCAAAACAACATAGGCCAAGTGCAGCAGGAACAAAACTGTCTCTATCCATTGATGCCAGGAAAAGGTAACAGTAGTAAAACTCAATAGCCACAGGTGCTATTAAGctggtatttgtttatttcGGTGCCTAACACGCGCGTGCCCTCGCCCATCATAGCTTCAGTTTTATACAATTAGGTCATACAGGTTCATTTTTACATCTTCATGAACTACCCGAGAGTGGGCAGTGTTCTATGTAAATCTCGGGACACGCCTCCTGGAGCCTGCGCACTTCTCTCTGGTGGTTGTCTTGGGTGGTCGTAAGGGATGAAGGCTCAAAGTCTTCCTCTCTCTGAACTTCTCACCTCACTCAGTCCCTCAGCATCTTCCCCTGGCCACGGCTCCTCGTGGGCTGCCCGTCCACTCGGTGTCCCATTGGTTGTCTATCGGTTACACTTTGCTGCACTGCACACTTTCCCACTGGCTGCCCCTTCGCACCATCACACAGCTTTCCCATTGGCTGCCTCTGGGCAACTCCCCATTGGCTGCCCACCAGCACATGGCTGCTATCTTAGCAACAGCACACGAACCTTAAAATTTCACTTCTTAAACTGTGCAGCTTAAAATTTTCCCTTATCAATAGCAGCGTAACATTTTCTCAATAGCAACTTAACATTTTCCCTTATCACCATCCAGAGTGGGAGTCTGGCTAAAGTTGCAGCTGATCAAAACCTAACCAACCCTAGAGGCAGGAGTAAATGCGAAGCTGCTAAAAAGCCATCCAGGAACGTTTTCAGAGCTTGAGGACAAGACAGCAGCTGGGTGGGGGCCAGCAGCCAGCCAAGGTCCTCCCAGCGCAGCCTCTGAAGGGTTCCTTTGGCAGTCCCAGTTCAGGGCCAGCCCATGGCTGTACCCTGGGGGTAGATGAAATTAATTGGAAATGAACCTATAAGAGTCCAGGTCCTTTGCTATGAGTCTCACTGATAGAAGTGGAAGTGAAACCCTCAGCGTCTTGTGTGCCAGAAAAGCTGTGACCTGGCTCAGTTACAGCCCTGAGCAGGCTTTTACTCATCAGGTCGTGTGGCTCAGGGAAGGTGTGGGAGCTCTGTCAGAGGATGACTAGCCCTTTGCCACCAGCATGGGGGGAGGTCCAGTGGCTTCCACCTGGCGGAGGTGCCATGTCGGTTCCTGTGCCCAAGAACCATGTGGTTCCATGTGGTTCCATGTGACCCCATGTCACAAAGGGGCAGAGATGTGGCACCCATCCGGTGATTATGACCTCGCCTGCCCAACGCTTGGTATCCTGAGGAACGCGTCAACGAAAATCAGTTGGACAGAGTTGGCCTTCAGGATAACTCAGCTCCTTCCTTTGCTACTTGTGTGCCTGCCTTTTTTGGATGGTTTATTGTTTACTGATCATTTCTCCTCAACTTTCATCCTCTTTCAAAGGTAATGCTTTGGCTTTTGGCACAAATCATAGAGCAGGGTATATGGGATAAAAGTATAGGCTGGTTTATACCTTCCTAGCTGTAGGCTGAGGTGTTACAACTTTTATAGGCTGGCCAGGTATGACCTAGGCTAGAATTCCAGTTTGCTgattcttgggttttttccatagCCTAGGATAGGTAAGCAGGGAGGTGACTGTAGTCTGAGGGGATGGGCTCAGCCCACCTTGActgctgtgggagggagggagacagaaaaaggagagcagcaaaggcagcagttAAAGTAGTGGCTGAAAGATGGTCACTCCTGGGAGGTGGGAAAGCCAGAGGGCTCTGttgctgcagcagtgacaggagagcagcagggcctCTTCAGAGAAGGTAACATACATTGGAGCATTTGAAAAGGGCCTTTGAACCTGCTGTGAATTGGTGCCCTGTGACTGATCATAAGGGcatgagctgcagctcagcagcagttATAAGCACCACTGAAAGACTTGGTGGTGGATGCCGTTCTGCGTTTATTTAGAGTTTTTATACTTTCGGTGAGTTACAGTTAATTTCTTTGCAATTAGGTGACGGGATTGGTGCTGTTCTCTTTCTGGAGAGAAAGACATCCTTGGTCATCTAAAGCATTGCACTCTCTTCCTGAGAGAGGCAATGGCCACAGCAGGGAACGACTCCTGTGAGTAATAGCTTCACCAGCAGGTTTGGACTTTGTGAACTGCCGCAGACAACTGACATGGCTGGTGGTCAAATCCCAGAATGATGTGTTCACAACCTAGAGTGATCTCTGGGATGTTTCCTGAGAGCAGTCAAACTGACCCCCGTGTTTACAATTAGACCCAGGAAAACACCTTTTTGTCACTCCTCTGACACTAGGTACAAGACTTTGAAAGCTGCCATTGCTCGTAGAGAGGTCTGCCATCCTTTGGGTTACCTTCTGTGCTCAGTATTTACTTGTTTTCAACAAGTTACAATCAGGAAAAGGGATGGCTTCACTGATAATCCAGTCTACAACTCTACTGAGAAAGGAAGGTAGCCTGAGGCCCAGAAATCAGATTGTGGGTTTGTGGGACTCTCAGCAACGTAAACAGAGGAATGGATTTTTCCAAACCGGTAAATTTAAATGGCACTGTTTAAGCTTCCCCTGATGTTGTTGGGTTGGAAGTTAAAGCAGATGGTCCTGAGTGCTCCTGTAGAGACCTCACTGTTTAAATATGCCTTTGTGCCTCatttcatctcttttcaaaTGGAATTTCCCTGCAGTCATTGCCGAGGGAATGACTCCGCCACAAAGGATCCTCTTTCCCCCAGAGAAGATTTGCATGGTCTGGCAGCAAAGACAGAGTGCTGGAGCCGGACTCCGCAATGTGGGCAACACATGCTTCCTTAATGCTGTCCTGCAATGCCTGACATACACCCCGCCGCTGGCCAACTATCTGCTCTCCCgggagcacagccaggcctGTGAGTACTTTTAGGGACATCTCCTTGTAAATCCGTTAATCAAATCCCAAGGATTCCCAGAACCTGAAATTTGATTTAGGAGAAAAGCAGCCCTTTGTCAGCCCCAGAACTTGTGTTCTTTGTACACTCAGGAGCCACCTGTCCTATCCAGCTGTCTTATTCTTCATGAAGGCACATCTTTCTAGCTCTGGGTCTCTATTCCTGCAAGTTAAAACCTCATTCCTAGCATTCCtctgaagaacattttctatGCACTAAAATGTCCCGTGCTTGTTGAAACACTGGGAGGAGTGGCATATTGCACTGGAGTGGGAGTGGAAGAAGAGGAGTATTCCACCGCTATGGATATTTTGCTAACCAGACgaccttctctccctccctcctcaggTCGCCAACAAGGCTTCTGCATGATGTGCATCATGGAAGCGCATGTTAACAAGGTCCTGCATTCCTCAGTCAGTGCCATCCTGCCTTTGGCTGTTCTCAGGGGTTTCAGATGTATGTAATTTCAGGTTCTTTGAcaggttttcttcccttcctgtaTGAGACAACTACTAACTTCCTGTTTCTTAGTCATAGGAGAACATTTTCAGCTTGGCAGGGAGGAAGATGCCCATGACTTCTTATGCTGTACTGTCAATGCCATGCAGAGAGCTTGTCTGAGTGCAAGCAACGAGTAAGCACAAGCAAGTTACCTTTACAAAGTTCTGAGCCCTTTGGACTCCTTGATGTGGCCCCATCAAGGAAAACCTACAGCCGGGGCTTGGAGGAAGTAATACTCTGTCTTACTACTTGTTTCCAGCTTGGACATATCATCTCAATCTACTACCATTGTCCATCAAATATTTGGAGGCTTTCTGAGATCCAGAGGTATGTTTCTACAACTATTGCTCTCCTTGGCATTGCCTGTGCCCTTCTGTCTGCCTGTGCCCAACAGCTGGTCCTGGGACTAGCAGGACAGGTACAATGAGCACAAAGCGGTACCATCATTCAACTCACCATTGCTCggcattttgatttttccttccagtcaTCTGCTTCAGCTGCAAAGCCATTTCTGATTCCTATGAGGCCTTCCTGGATGTCCCTTTGGATATCAAAGTAAGAGGTTTTGCAGTTGTGCCTCAAGACATCGCAAGGCTTTTCAGAGTCAACACATTTGTCCTGAAAGCATATACTGTGAACACAAGAGGTCTTGGTCGTGGATGGGAAGGGGAACGGATGTTGTCCTCCTGCAGAGGCCATGACACTGGTCTCTCTGTAGGTGCTGGCTTTAAGCTGGACAAGCACCCATTATGCTCTCTGCACCCTTGACAtatcctcctccttcttccctttgcCCTCCTTCAACACCTGTCTGGCTTCCAGGCTGATGGGTTGGATTGTTTTCACTACTGATGACCCTACATAACATCAGTAGCTCAATGGGAGGTGGTACAGAGAGGGAGCTCTTGATTGCCCCTGAGAACCTCTGGGACAGGGGAAATGTTCAGCACCACACTCTCTTTCTGGCTCCTTCTGGATACAGCTTGCAGACTCATGGTGGGTCTCCTCAGCATCAGCTACAGAGGTTTTCTTATCAGCTCCTGGAAAATGTTTGGGCGAGGGCATTTCCGGTAGCTCAGTGCACTGATTTCTCAATTCTCCAGGCAGCCTCATCcctcactgcagctctggaggaCTTTGTAACACCTGAGCGCCTGGATGGTGAAAACTGCTTTAAATGTAGCAAGTAAGATGATTTACTAACAACATATTAACACGAGACTCTTGTGTGAGGGGGCTACAAGTCATTGAGCTGAAGTCATCTTCTCATGGAAGTTTACTGCACACTAATGAGACACAGTtttgtttgtctggttttttaggggggttggttttgtttgtttgtttgtttgtttgtttgttttaaatatggCACTGAATTGCCTTAAAATAGCATAAGGATGCACGAGACAAGAAAGCCTTGGTGGAAGATAGGGTGCATTTCAGCgctgtgctctgtgcttggTTTCAAGGTGTGAGAAGAATGTTGCCGCCACTAAGAGGTTCACTGTCCACTGTGCACCCAAGGTTCTCACAGTGTGTCTGAAGAGGTTTGACTGCTTCACTGGTGGGAAGATCAGCAAGGTGTGTACACTATTGGTGCGCAGCTTTCTCTTCAAGAAGTGGATTTCCTAAAGCAGTATGCTTGTCACAAGCTGCTTGTACTGGGTTTTTTGTGGTCCCTTCTGGGGAGTGGAAAGTTCCTGTGGGAAGACAGGCAAGCACTGTGCTCTGATAGGGCTGCTTTGACTGAGAATGGTTTCCTGCCACCCAAACCATTATATGTTGCTTTATGGAAAACCAAGTGCTCATGAGCCCCAGAGATGTATTGATACACCTGGACTGGCCCTTGCACTTGGTAGGCTATTTCATGTCACAGACCAGGATCATTTCTGAGCCCTCTTGGTCTCTCCATAGGTTGTAGAGTATCCGGAGTACTTGGATCTTCGCCCATACATGTCTCAGGCAGACGGAGAACCACTCCTCTACTCCTTATATGCTGTCCTGGTGCACAGTGGTGTCAGCTGTCATGGAGGACACTATTTCTGCTACACAAAGGTAAAAGAGCAACTTCCTTCCCAATGGGGAAAAATGTGTGCTGGGGAAGATGAACTTTCCTGTCAGTGTTACTGACAGCCAAAGTTTTGGGGCAGAAGGCCTCCTTAGCGGCTGGACTGGATTTGTTTTGACATGCTCTTGATTTGGCAGTTTTCTACCTGTGTTTTTGGAGAGAAACCCATGGAGAGagccttgcctttttttttacaggcCAGCAATGGATTGTGGTACCGGATGGACGATGAATCTGTGGAGCTGCGTTCCATTGACACAGTTCTCAGGCAGCAAGCCTACCTGCTGTTCTATGCCAGGTAATAACCAGGATTCAAATATGTTCAGaatacatttccttttcctcatttgCAGTTGTGCTTCTCACCTTCCTGAGTGTTTTTCTCATCAAATGAAATTACTACCTGCATCATTCAGTGCTGTCAAATCTGAACTACTCCGTGTCTGTCCTTTACTGGGCTTCAGGCTGTGGCCCGGATGTAATCTGCTACTTGCCTGGTCTCTGATGTTGACTCTTGCGGATAAGAGGACTTAAAGAGGACctccaggaaagatggggaGGCACCATTTGTCAGGGAACGTAGTGACAGGATGAAGGCTATCAGTTTTCAGCTAacagagggcaggtttacattagatattgggaaggaattctttgctGTAAGGGTgctgagacactggcacaggttgccacAGCAtctgtgggtgccccatccctggaagtgttcaaggccaggttggacagggcttggagaaaccttgGATAGTGGAGGGTGTTCCTGCCCACAACAGCGGGGTGGAACAAGATAAAGTTaaaggtcccttgcaacccaaacaAATCTGTGAATTTATGAAATGGAGGCTGTGGGAGGTATAGAGATGAGGTTTTTGTTGGGACAGAGGCAAACTTGGTGGGAAGACCCTAGCTGAGTTTCCCATTAGTGTCCTTGGTTGCCTTCTCTCTGTCATAGAAACCTCTCTGAGAAAATGACTGAACCCCAGAGGAGGTTGCAACAACAGCTCTAAACTGGgatcactctttttttttctccagatgcTCTGATCTGAGAACTGGAGAAAGGGCTTCTTCCTCACTGGCACCATCACATGCCCCTTCCTTCCTCAGTCAGTGTGTGGCCAGCAGCAAGCAGGCGGGTTCTGTTGGACCACAGGGTCTGACTGGTAGGACTAAGGTAACTTTGGGGTCGTGGGTCAGGGGCCTCCAAAAGAGCCTTTTGGAG
Encoded proteins:
- the LOC116798592 gene encoding ubiquitin carboxyl-terminal hydrolase 42-like isoform X3, whose amino-acid sequence is MATAGNDSFIAEGMTPPQRILFPPEKICMVWQQRQSAGAGLRNVGNTCFLNAVLQCLTYTPPLANYLLSREHSQACRQQGFCMMCIMEAHVNKVLHSSVSAILPLAVLRGFRFIGEHFQLGREEDAHDFLCCTVNAMQRACLSASNDLDISSQSTTIVHQIFGGFLRSRVICFSCKAISDSYEAFLDVPLDIKVRGFAVVPQDIARLFRVNTFVLKAYTVNTRGLGRGWEGERMLSSCRGHDTGLSAASSLTAALEDFVTPERLDGENCFKCSKCEKNVAATKRFTVHCAPKVLTVCLKRFDCFTGGKISKVVEYPEYLDLRPYMSQADGEPLLYSLYAVLVHSGVSCHGGHYFCYTKASNGLWYRMDDESVELRSIDTVLRQQAYLLFYARCSDLRTGERASSSLAPSHAPSFLSQCVASSKQAGSVGPQGLTGRTKGMKYTGRERSRSRSPLWGRDLRSWSVDTTDYDDSSERRTGPPSCDRGPRDSTVARPSKRICQWAPAPRAAQEQTLLRQREPSRSVRGTYNLRMK
- the LOC116798592 gene encoding ubiquitin carboxyl-terminal hydrolase 42-like isoform X2, which encodes MATAGNDSFIAEGMTPPQRILFPPEKICMVWQQRQSAGAGLRNVGNTCFLNAVLQCLTYTPPLANYLLSREHSQACRQQGFCMMCIMEAHVNKVLHSSVSAILPLAVLRGFRFIGEHFQLGREEDAHDFLCCTVNAMQRACLSASNDLDISSQSTTIVHQIFGGFLRSRVICFSCKAISDSYEAFLDVPLDIKAASSLTAALEDFVTPERLDGENCFKCSKCEKNVAATKRFTVHCAPKVLTVCLKRFDCFTGGKISKVVEYPEYLDLRPYMSQADGEPLLYSLYAVLVHSGVSCHGGHYFCYTKASNGLWYRMDDESVELRSIDTVLRQQAYLLFYARCSDLRTGERASSSLAPSHAPSFLSQCVASSKQAGSVGPQGLTGRTKGMKYTGRERSRSRSPLWGRDLRSWSVDTTDYDDSSERRTGPPSCDRGPRDSTVARPSKRICQWAPAPRAAQEQTLLRQREPSRSVRGTYNLRSRFVQYTDYDRSLRKRRRERTSPPRCDQVLVNTAVPGLSKTSSKQVLMLRAAQEQTRQRQREQRGSAWRGYDCHSQFVQYTDYRPSEKKRRVSKPQRFTSDKHSGHSGNDGVGLWPWLKQNGRLALRLLAKASLFSTRLLRHE
- the LOC116798592 gene encoding ubiquitin carboxyl-terminal hydrolase 42-like isoform X1, which produces MATAGNDSFIAEGMTPPQRILFPPEKICMVWQQRQSAGAGLRNVGNTCFLNAVLQCLTYTPPLANYLLSREHSQACRQQGFCMMCIMEAHVNKVLHSSVSAILPLAVLRGFRFIGEHFQLGREEDAHDFLCCTVNAMQRACLSASNDLDISSQSTTIVHQIFGGFLRSRVICFSCKAISDSYEAFLDVPLDIKVRGFAVVPQDIARLFRVNTFVLKAYTVNTRGLGRGWEGERMLSSCRGHDTGLSAASSLTAALEDFVTPERLDGENCFKCSKCEKNVAATKRFTVHCAPKVLTVCLKRFDCFTGGKISKVVEYPEYLDLRPYMSQADGEPLLYSLYAVLVHSGVSCHGGHYFCYTKASNGLWYRMDDESVELRSIDTVLRQQAYLLFYARCSDLRTGERASSSLAPSHAPSFLSQCVASSKQAGSVGPQGLTGRTKGMKYTGRERSRSRSPLWGRDLRSWSVDTTDYDDSSERRTGPPSCDRGPRDSTVARPSKRICQWAPAPRAAQEQTLLRQREPSRSVRGTYNLRSRFVQYTDYDRSLRKRRRERTSPPRCDQVLVNTAVPGLSKTSSKQVLMLRAAQEQTRQRQREQRGSAWRGYDCHSQFVQYTDYRPSEKKRRVSKPQRFTSDKHSGHSGNDGVGLWPWLKQNGRLALRLLAKASLFSTRLLRHE